Proteins from a genomic interval of Rosa chinensis cultivar Old Blush chromosome 2, RchiOBHm-V2, whole genome shotgun sequence:
- the LOC112189740 gene encoding F-box protein At4g35930 — translation MGKVSPKERGLKNSKQKKGSRGSGNKYLKPGALAQLKYSKASSAKPCTDLGRKRVAVVETKKDDVDLGIEDRASPLMPSPVNLVKQSSLLKTPVNSVKQSSLLKTPRTPLMLSPVDFVRQNSLMKTPMTPRMEDCESESRLESLPMDLLVKLLCHLHHDQLKPVFHVSQRIRKAVILARQYHFNYTTPDRSRQEMLRTMTPHPTEHWPFKSKGDGKGTWIRSPHTPKAPRHGPRPPSRLKVSEMRQVAAVLFQESNFPSRCMVPSALPKPLCKSLASNRVLFYEEELCQAVAQNKLL, via the exons atgGGGAAGGTTTCACCGAAAGAGAGGGGTTTGAAGAATTCGAAGCAGAAGAAGGGTTCCAGGGGTTCAGGGAACAAGTATCTGAAGCCCGGTGCTCTTGCTCAGCTAAAGTACAGCAAGGCCAGTTCTGCTAAGCCGTGTACTGATCTGGGGAGGAAGCGAGTGGCTGTAGTGGAGACGAAGAaggatgatgttgatttggggattgAAGATAGGGCTAGCCCTTTGATGCCGTCGCCTGTGAATTTGGTTAAGCAGAGTAGTTTGTTGAAAACGCCGGTAAATTCGGTTAAGCAGAGTAGTTTGCTTAAAACACCGAGGACCCCTTTGATGCTGTCTCCTGTGGATTTCGTTAGGCAGAATAGTCTGATGAAAACACCAATGACCCCCAGAATGGAAGATTGTGAGTCGGAGTCCAGGCTTGAGTCGCTtcccatggatttactg GTTAAATTATTGTGTCACCTGCACCATGACCAACTGAAGCCGGTGTTTCATGTTTCTCAAAGAATTAGGAAAGCT GTTATACTTGCAAGGCAGTATCACTTTAATTATACAACTCCAGATCGCTCTCGACAGGAGATGTTGAGAACAATGACGCCCCACCCCACTGAACACTGGCCTTTCAAAAG CAAGGGAGATGGCAAGGGTACATGGATACGAAGCCCGCATACTCCAAAAGCACCAAGACATGGTCCCAGGCCACCATCTCGCCTCAAAGTTTCAGAAATGCGGCAGGTTGCTGCAGTTCTCTTTCAGGAGTCAAATTTCCCTTCTAGATGCATGGTGCCATCTGCCTTACCAAAGCCCCTGTGCAAATCTTTGGCTTCCAATAGAGTTTTGTTCTATGAGGAAGAGTTATGTCAGGCTGTGGCTCAGAATAAGCTTCTTTAA
- the LOC112185619 gene encoding GDSL esterase/lipase EXL3 gives MAFLSPKIFPSASSVRVSVIILFILLSHNVAAITLPKNGTTPVVFAFGDSILDTGNNDYIISMTKSNFPPYGRDFMGGMPTGRFSNGRVPSDFVAEELGVKKMLPAYLDPNLQLQDLLTGVCFASGGSGFDPLTPKLQSGFSLSDQLDFFKEYKGRITTAVGEERTATIISKSLYVVSVGSNDIANTYFSTPLRSSHYDIPAYTDLLLESAINFVQELYALGARVIGVFNFPPLGCLPSQRTLHGGIVRACYEAENQAAILFNSKLSPQIDSLNKRLPEADVIYLDIYTPLLSMIQNPAQYGFEVVDKGCCGTGYIEVGPLCNKDSPGTCSDPSKYLFWDAYHPTETGYRFLTSMISEQSL, from the exons ATGGCTTTTCTCTCCCCAAAAATTTTTCCTTCAGCTTCATCTGTCAGAGTTTCTGTGATTATCTTATTTATATTGCTCTCCCATAATGTTGCTGCTATAACACTACCCAAAAATGGAACAACTCCAGTGGTGTTTGCTTTTGGAGATTCAATATTGGATACTGGCAATAACGATTACATCATTTCTATGACCAAAAGCAATTTCCCACCTTATGGGAGAGACTTTATGGGAGGAATGCCTACAGGAAGGTTTAGCAATGGAAGAGTCCCCTCAGACTTCGTTG CTGAAGAATTGGGAGTGAAGAAGATGTTGCCGGCTTATCTGGATCCGAATTTGCAGCTTCAAGACCTACTTACTGGTGTATGTTTTGCCTCAGGAGGTTCAGGATTTGACCCTCTCACTCCCAAATTACAg TCTGGCTTTTCATTATCAGATCAATTAGACTTCTTCAAAGAATACAAAGGGAGGATAACTACAGCAGTTGGGGAGGAAAGAACAGCCACTATAATATCAAAAAGTTTATACGTTGTCTCCGTTGGAAGCAATGACATTGCAAATACTTATTTCTCTACACCACTGAGGAGCTCTCACTATGACATTCCAGCTTATACAGATCTCCTGCTCGAATCAGCAATAAATTTTGTTCAG GAACTTTATGCACTGGGAGCAAGAGTCATTGGAGTATTCAATTTTCCACCACTTGGGTGCTTGCCATCACAGAGAACACTGCATGGAGGCATAGTGAGGGCGTGCTACGAGGCCGAGAACCAAGCTGCAATCCTCTTCAACTCTAAGCTCTCCCCCCAAATAGATTCCCTCAATAAGAGACTTCCAGAAGCAGATGTCATTTACCTTGATATCTATACTCCTTTGCTTTCCATGATCCAAAACCCTGCTCAATATG GATTTGAAGTGGTGGATAAAGGATGCTGTGGAACAGGATATATTGAGGTTGGTCCTTTGTGTAACAAAGACTCCCCAGGTACTTGCAGTGACCCGTCAAAGTACCTATTCTGGGATGCTTACCATCCCACGGAGACAGGATACAGGTTCCTCACCTCTATGATTTCCGAACAATCATTATAA